GTTTTTGTAGTTTGTAATTCCGGGGCATAGAGGGTAAACGTATGCACATTTTTTGAGGCAGTAGATTCCTGGGCGGATAAGCCCATTGGTAAAAGAAAGTAAAAAAGCCAGAATATAGCGTATCGCATTGGGGTAGGGTAGATTTAGAAAATAGAAAAGGAGGCAACAGGGTAGTATGCCTCCTTTTTATTAGGTCAATTGATCTTGTAATGTTTTAATTTGATCCCTTAGTTTAGCGGCCTGCATGAAATCCAGATCTTTCGCTGCTTTTTCCATGGCCTTGCGGGTTTCCCTGATTTTCTTTTCGATTTCAGGTTTACTCAGGTATAAACTTTCCGGTTCAGCAGCTTTGTAAGCCTGATTTTCAAAATATTGTGTCGAAACAGAATTTTTAGCCAGTGCACTATCAATTTTTTTATTCAGTGCCATAGGTTGCAGGTTATGTTTGGTATTGTAATTCATCTGCTTTTCCCGGCGGTAATTGGTCTCATCAATCGTTTTTTGCATACTGGCAGTAACCTTATCGGCATACATGATGGCTTTACCATTGATGTTCCTGGCTGCCCGGCCCACTGTTTGGGTCAGGGAACGTGTGCTGCGTAAAAATCCTTCCTTATCGGCATCGAGGATTGCCACCAGAGATACTTCGGGTAAATCCAGTCCTTCCCGTAGCAGGTTGACCCCAATCAGTACATCATAAAGTCCTTTTCGTAAATCCTGCATGATTTCTACCCGTTCCAGTGTGTCTACATCCGAATGGATATACCGGCAACGGATGGATACTTTGGTGAGGTATTTAGCAAGCTCTTCCGCCATTCTTTTGGTAAGTGTGGTCACCAGGACGCGCTCATCGACTTCGCAACGCAATTGTATCTCCTCAATAAGATCGTCGATCTGGTTCAGGCTAGGGCGTACTTCGATAATAGGATCCAATAACCCAGTCGGGCGAATAACCTGTTCGACATAAATACCTTCTGATTTTTCCAGTTCATAATCGGCAGGTGTGGCAGATACATAGACGACCTGGTTTTGCATGCCTTCAAACTCCTCGAATTTAAGTGGGCGGTTGTCCATGGCGGCCGGCAATCGAAAGCCATATTCTACGAGGTTTTCTTTTCGGGATCGGTCACCACCATACATGGCATGCACCTGTGAAATGGTCACGTGGCTTTCATCGACTACGATCAGGTAATCTTTAGGAAAATAATCCAAAAGGCAGAAAGGGCGGGTTCCGGCAAGGCGTCCATCTAGATAGCGGGAATAATTTTCAATCCCCGAGCAATAGCCTAATTCCCGAATCATTTCGAGGTCAAAATTGGTACGTTCTTCGAGTCGTTTGGCTTCCAGGTGTTTTCCAATTTCTTTAAAATAATCGACTTGTTTCACGAGATCCTGCTGGATTTGCCAAATCGCACCATTCAGGACTTCCGGAGAAGTTACGAACATATTGGCTGGATATATATTCAGGTCTGTATATTTTTCCAGTACCTGGGAAGTTTTGGCGTCAAAAGCTTCAATTTCTTCAATTTCATCGCCAAAGAAATGCACCCGGAAAGGTTCATCTCCATAGCTGGGGAATATTTCTACGGTGTCACCCTTAATGCGGAAAGTACCTGGTGTAAACTCAGCTTCGGTGCGGGCATAAAGGCTCTGTACTAAACGGTGTAATAATTTAGTTCTTGAAATGACCTGGTCTTTATGAATGGTGATGACATTTTTTTGGAATTCTACCGGGTTACCAATACCGTAAAGGCAGGAAACGGAAGAAACCACAATGATGTCACGCCTTCCGGAAAGTAGGGAAGATGTGGTGCTCAGACGCATTTTTTCCAGCTCTTCATTGATCGAAAGGTCTTTCTCAATATATGTACCACTGACAGGAATAAAGGCTTCAGGCTGGTAATAATCATAGTAGGATACAAAATATTCCACCGCGTTATTGGGGAAAAATTGCTTGAACTCGGAATACAATTGCGCTGCCAAAGTTTTATTGTGGGCCAATATTAGGGTCGGTTTTTGTACTTCCTGGATGACATTGGCCATCGTAAAGGTTTTTCCGGATCCTGTAACGCCTAATAAGGTTTGGTAACGCTCACCATCGGTAATGCCTTTGGCTAATTTTTGTATTGCTTGTGGCTGGTCGCCGGTGGGTTTATATTCGGATACAACTTGAAATTTCATAGTTTTTTTCTTGTTTCACAAATATAAACAAATTGTTCCGATTGGTTTGTTAATCAAAATGTAACAGTTTCAGCCCAATTCTATATCTTTAGCCTTTTAATACCACCGTATGATTTTTAAAACAGTGCTCTATATTCTGAGCGGATTAGCTATTCTTTCTGTACTACTTCCTTTTATAAAAAAAGACCTTTGGATTTTCCGTGTTTTTGATTACCCGAGATTGCAAAAGTTTACAATTATTGGCGTATTGTCCTTTCTATGGGGTATGTTTTTTTGGGATACCCGACTGCTGATCGATTATGCGATCTGGATTACACTTGTTTTTTCTTTCTTCTATCTCGGTTACCTGATTCTGCCTTTTACACCTTTTGGCAAGAAAATGATTGACCGTAAAGCGGTGGACGCAGGGACTGAAACATTACGTTTATTGGTGGCTAATGTGTACCAGTACAATGCAAGTTATGCTAAATTGGTACAGTTAGTAGAAAGTAAAAATGCAGACATCGT
The Flavobacterium kingsejongi genome window above contains:
- the uvrB gene encoding excinuclease ABC subunit UvrB, giving the protein MKFQVVSEYKPTGDQPQAIQKLAKGITDGERYQTLLGVTGSGKTFTMANVIQEVQKPTLILAHNKTLAAQLYSEFKQFFPNNAVEYFVSYYDYYQPEAFIPVSGTYIEKDLSINEELEKMRLSTTSSLLSGRRDIIVVSSVSCLYGIGNPVEFQKNVITIHKDQVISRTKLLHRLVQSLYARTEAEFTPGTFRIKGDTVEIFPSYGDEPFRVHFFGDEIEEIEAFDAKTSQVLEKYTDLNIYPANMFVTSPEVLNGAIWQIQQDLVKQVDYFKEIGKHLEAKRLEERTNFDLEMIRELGYCSGIENYSRYLDGRLAGTRPFCLLDYFPKDYLIVVDESHVTISQVHAMYGGDRSRKENLVEYGFRLPAAMDNRPLKFEEFEGMQNQVVYVSATPADYELEKSEGIYVEQVIRPTGLLDPIIEVRPSLNQIDDLIEEIQLRCEVDERVLVTTLTKRMAEELAKYLTKVSIRCRYIHSDVDTLERVEIMQDLRKGLYDVLIGVNLLREGLDLPEVSLVAILDADKEGFLRSTRSLTQTVGRAARNINGKAIMYADKVTASMQKTIDETNYRREKQMNYNTKHNLQPMALNKKIDSALAKNSVSTQYFENQAYKAAEPESLYLSKPEIEKKIRETRKAMEKAAKDLDFMQAAKLRDQIKTLQDQLT